One stretch of Eggerthella lenta DSM 2243 DNA includes these proteins:
- a CDS encoding MFS transporter, protein MGNAKKRSGSVASMLPVLLACSFTASFGQSMMNVALPELAERFGVTLSIANWVIVGYMVVAATAIMLSAFMLRRLGLRRVFFVGAGALALGSACALLSQDFPMLFASRLVQAVGTGLFFPSVTSVIMTNSPAAVRGTRLALNSGVIAVGLAISPTASGFALTQFGWRAMFVVSLAMSVALLAVGFFRIHGGPSTKRVPIDALSVMLGPLGLAAFLYGLGEVTRDLAPSLAALAVGAVLLALFAWRQFALESPLLDLHPLVHPRFAVGILLVMVGMLTSFSMSILLPLCYEGALGYTAFFAGLLLLGPVLVNAAFTFLGGRVFDRHGAWPLIPAGLVLVLVGQATAFFSAESMIAILIVLSSAAVYAGAGFVVAPSKTAALGTLPPATYSAGASINSTAVQIASAIGSSLFVGVLSADVLRDTAAGAAKASAYAAAFEHTLSIAVVIAAAGLLVAFFYARAMRKPAGKQR, encoded by the coding sequence CCAAAGCATGATGAACGTCGCCCTGCCCGAGCTGGCTGAGCGCTTCGGCGTCACGCTCTCCATCGCGAACTGGGTGATCGTGGGGTACATGGTGGTCGCGGCGACGGCCATCATGCTGTCGGCGTTCATGCTGAGGCGCCTCGGGCTGAGGCGCGTGTTCTTCGTCGGCGCGGGGGCGCTCGCGCTCGGCAGCGCGTGCGCGCTGCTCTCGCAGGACTTCCCGATGCTGTTCGCCAGCCGCCTCGTGCAGGCGGTGGGCACGGGCCTGTTCTTCCCGTCGGTGACGAGCGTCATCATGACGAACTCGCCGGCCGCGGTGCGCGGCACGCGCCTCGCGCTGAACAGCGGCGTCATCGCCGTGGGCCTTGCCATCAGCCCGACGGCCTCGGGATTCGCGCTCACGCAGTTCGGCTGGCGCGCCATGTTCGTCGTATCGCTCGCCATGTCCGTCGCGCTGCTCGCGGTCGGCTTCTTCCGCATCCACGGCGGCCCCTCGACGAAGCGCGTTCCCATCGACGCGCTCAGCGTGATGCTCGGGCCGCTCGGGTTGGCCGCGTTCCTGTACGGCTTGGGCGAGGTCACGCGCGATCTCGCCCCCTCCCTCGCGGCGCTCGCGGTCGGCGCGGTGCTGCTCGCCCTGTTCGCCTGGCGGCAGTTCGCGTTGGAGAGCCCGCTGCTCGACCTGCACCCCCTCGTCCACCCGCGGTTCGCCGTGGGCATCCTGCTCGTCATGGTGGGCATGCTCACGTCGTTCTCCATGAGCATCCTGCTGCCGCTGTGCTACGAGGGGGCGCTGGGGTACACGGCGTTCTTCGCGGGCCTGCTGCTGCTAGGCCCCGTGCTGGTCAACGCGGCGTTCACGTTTTTGGGCGGCCGGGTGTTCGACAGGCACGGCGCGTGGCCGCTCATACCGGCGGGCCTCGTGCTCGTGCTCGTCGGGCAGGCGACGGCGTTCTTCTCGGCCGAGAGCATGATCGCCATCCTGATCGTCCTGTCGTCGGCGGCCGTGTACGCGGGCGCCGGGTTCGTGGTGGCGCCGTCCAAGACCGCGGCGCTCGGCACGCTGCCGCCCGCGACGTACTCCGCCGGCGCGTCCATCAACTCCACGGCCGTGCAGATCGCCTCGGCCATCGGCTCGTCGCTGTTCGTCGGCGTGCTGTCGGCCGACGTGCTCAGGGACACGGCGGCGGGCGCGGCGAAGGCGTCGGCGTACGCCGCGGCGTTCGAGCACACCCTCTCGATAGCCGTCGTCATCGCGGCGGCGGGGCTGCTCGTCGCGTTCTTCTACGCCCGCGCCATGCGCAAACCGGCCGGTAAGCAGCGGTGA
- a CDS encoding helix-turn-helix transcriptional regulator — protein sequence MSFRDNLQHLRGTRDLSQAQLATLLGVSRQSVAKWEAEKSYPEMDKLIKLCDLFECSLDDLVRGDLTGCATANEAIVEAEPASAATPVDKDGYDEHMRRRAWDVAAGVAVIVMSFGVAMFVTGGGYNSTTVSANIVVHLVGIALGLCFFVPAYRSHAAFRKEYPVVEDCYTPEEKAEARRRKLFGVGGGVALLVLGMFMPGMLQSIQMFSFVPLALFACFAAAAALLVHSVMMDRRVDVSFYNGAPDFTIQSLLRGRRTDA from the coding sequence ATGAGCTTCCGAGACAACCTCCAGCATCTGCGCGGAACGCGCGATTTGAGCCAGGCGCAGCTTGCGACGCTGCTCGGCGTGAGCCGTCAGTCCGTGGCGAAGTGGGAAGCCGAGAAAAGCTACCCCGAGATGGACAAGCTCATCAAGCTGTGCGACCTGTTCGAGTGCTCGCTCGACGACCTCGTGCGGGGCGACTTAACCGGCTGCGCGACGGCGAACGAGGCGATCGTGGAGGCCGAGCCAGCCTCCGCAGCCACGCCTGTCGATAAGGACGGCTACGACGAGCACATGCGCCGTCGTGCGTGGGACGTCGCTGCGGGCGTGGCGGTGATCGTCATGAGCTTCGGGGTGGCGATGTTCGTGACGGGTGGCGGTTACAACAGCACGACGGTTTCGGCGAACATCGTCGTCCACCTCGTAGGGATCGCGCTCGGCCTGTGCTTTTTCGTTCCGGCGTATCGCAGCCATGCGGCGTTTCGCAAGGAGTATCCGGTGGTCGAGGACTGCTACACGCCGGAGGAGAAGGCGGAAGCGCGCCGTCGGAAGCTGTTCGGCGTCGGCGGCGGTGTCGCGCTGCTCGTCTTGGGCATGTTCATGCCCGGCATGCTCCAATCGATTCAGATGTTCTCGTTCGTGCCGTTGGCGCTGTTCGCTTGCTTCGCCGCCGCGGCCGCTCTGCTCGTCCACTCCGTCATGATGGATCGCCGCGTCGACGTGTCCTTCTACAACGGCGCCCCCGATTTCACGATCCAATCCCTCCTTCGAGGGCGTCGTACTGACGCCTGA
- the rpsB gene encoding 30S ribosomal protein S2, which produces MTKVSITSLLDAGSHFGHQTRRWNPKMKPYIFGSRGDIYIIDLKQTLVGLDQAYTFVSELAKKGGTVLFVGTKKQAQEAVADAANKCGMPYVNARWLGGMLTNFVTIRSRVNRMEELEAMEADGRMAVLPKKEQILLHKELSKLQTNLNGIRNMKRTPDAVFVIDTNREAIAIHESRRLDIPVVGTLDTNCDPDDVDFGIPANDDAIRSVRLLADFIADAVIAGVGVPVTAADMAAPAEAAEAVAEAAVETAAAEVAVEAVAEAAVEAAAPATE; this is translated from the coding sequence ATGACGAAAGTCAGCATTACTTCGCTGCTCGATGCGGGCAGCCACTTCGGCCATCAGACGCGCCGTTGGAACCCCAAGATGAAGCCGTACATCTTCGGCAGCCGCGGGGACATCTACATCATCGACCTCAAGCAGACGCTCGTGGGCCTCGACCAGGCGTACACGTTCGTGTCCGAGCTGGCCAAGAAGGGCGGCACCGTGCTGTTCGTGGGCACGAAGAAGCAGGCCCAGGAGGCCGTCGCCGACGCTGCCAACAAGTGCGGCATGCCCTACGTGAACGCTCGCTGGCTCGGCGGCATGCTGACCAACTTCGTGACCATCCGCTCCCGCGTGAACCGCATGGAGGAGCTGGAGGCCATGGAGGCCGACGGCCGCATGGCCGTGCTGCCCAAGAAGGAGCAGATCCTGCTGCACAAGGAGCTGTCCAAGCTGCAGACGAACCTCAACGGCATCCGCAACATGAAGCGCACGCCCGACGCCGTGTTCGTGATCGACACGAACCGCGAGGCCATCGCCATCCATGAGTCCCGTCGTCTCGACATCCCCGTGGTGGGCACGCTCGATACGAACTGCGATCCGGACGACGTCGATTTCGGCATCCCCGCTAACGACGACGCCATCCGCTCGGTCCGCCTGCTGGCCGACTTCATCGCCGACGCCGTCATCGCCGGCGTGGGCGTGCCGGTGACCGCTGCCGACATGGCTGCGCCCGCCGAGGCTGCCGAAGCCGTCGCCGAGGCCGCCGTCGAGACCGCTGCCGCCGAGGTTGCCGTCGAAGCCGTCGCCGAGGCTGCCGTCGAGGCCGCTGCGCCTGCCACCGAATAA
- the tsf gene encoding translation elongation factor Ts translates to MAAVTASMVKELREMTGAGMMECKKALVEADGNIDQAVDVLRTRGLAAVAKKAGRATNEGTVMAIVSDDATSGAVVELNCETDFVGMNDKFKAYAEKIAQAALASKPADLEALKAADAAGETVEAVVTDAIHTLGENIQLARFAVVEGGAVSSYIHGGGKIGVLVQFDVEGIDPASDGFKQFGRDVAMQVAAAAPVAATRESVDPAIVEHEKAIYMAQAAESGKPEAIQEKMATGRLEKFFKESTLTEQPFVKNPDQSVSEYAAEVAKNLGGEIKIVDFKRFVLGE, encoded by the coding sequence GTGGCTGCTGTTACCGCTTCCATGGTCAAGGAACTCCGTGAGATGACCGGCGCTGGCATGATGGAGTGCAAGAAGGCGCTCGTCGAGGCCGACGGCAACATCGACCAGGCCGTCGACGTGCTGCGCACGCGCGGTCTCGCCGCCGTCGCCAAGAAGGCCGGCCGCGCCACCAACGAGGGCACCGTCATGGCCATCGTCTCCGACGACGCCACGTCCGGCGCCGTCGTCGAGCTCAACTGCGAGACCGACTTCGTGGGCATGAACGACAAGTTCAAGGCCTACGCCGAGAAGATCGCCCAGGCCGCCCTGGCCTCCAAGCCGGCCGACCTCGAGGCCCTCAAGGCCGCCGACGCCGCAGGCGAGACGGTCGAGGCCGTGGTGACCGACGCTATCCACACGCTGGGCGAGAACATCCAGCTCGCCCGCTTCGCGGTGGTGGAGGGCGGCGCCGTGTCGTCCTACATCCACGGCGGCGGCAAGATCGGCGTGCTCGTGCAGTTCGACGTCGAGGGCATCGACCCCGCGTCCGACGGCTTCAAGCAGTTCGGTCGCGACGTGGCCATGCAGGTCGCCGCTGCGGCTCCGGTCGCCGCGACGCGCGAGTCCGTCGACCCGGCCATCGTCGAGCACGAGAAGGCCATCTACATGGCGCAGGCCGCCGAGTCCGGCAAGCCCGAGGCCATCCAGGAGAAGATGGCCACCGGCCGTCTGGAGAAGTTCTTCAAGGAGAGCACGCTGACCGAGCAGCCCTTCGTGAAGAACCCGGACCAGTCCGTCAGCGAGTACGCGGCTGAGGTCGCCAAGAACCTCGGCGGCGAGATCAAGATCGTCGACTTCAAGCGCTTCGTGCTGGGAGAATAG
- the murA gene encoding UDP-N-acetylglucosamine 1-carboxyvinyltransferase, translated as MAEEIIIVQGNNTLAGDVAVSGAKNSALKLIAAALLGQGETTIHNVPLISDISIMSDVLRCLGARVERDGHTLTVDTSAVDKHETPYELVSKMRASISVLGPLVGRFGCARVAMPGGCQIGARKIDMHLVGLEAIGVEFSIDHGFLEASTPNGLHGAHVVLDFPSVGATENLLMAAVAAEGSTVIENAAREPEIVDLANMLVSMGTRVTGAGSDIIEVEGVPLSSLHPCEHTTVGDRIEAGTFLAGGALTGGPVTVHGIDPSYLRVALMKLRAMGCDVETGDDWITVGRTRPLAPIDLQTLPHPGFPTDLQAQFMLLAAFADGMSVITENVFENRFMFASELMRMGADIAIEDHHALVRGVDVLQGADVSSTDLRAGAALVLAGIAGEGETRVHNIGHIDRGYEDYVGKLRALGADVVRAETEQAQTSR; from the coding sequence ATGGCTGAAGAGATCATCATCGTACAGGGCAACAACACGCTGGCCGGCGACGTCGCCGTGTCGGGCGCGAAGAACTCGGCGCTCAAGCTGATCGCCGCCGCGTTGCTGGGCCAGGGGGAAACGACCATCCATAACGTCCCGCTCATCTCGGATATCAGCATCATGTCCGACGTGCTGCGCTGTTTGGGCGCGCGGGTGGAGCGCGACGGCCATACGCTGACGGTGGACACCTCCGCCGTCGACAAGCACGAGACCCCCTACGAGCTGGTGTCGAAGATGCGTGCGAGCATCTCGGTGCTCGGCCCGCTCGTTGGCCGCTTCGGATGCGCCCGCGTGGCCATGCCGGGCGGCTGTCAGATCGGCGCTCGCAAGATCGACATGCATCTTGTCGGCCTCGAGGCTATCGGCGTGGAGTTCTCCATCGACCACGGCTTCCTTGAGGCCAGCACGCCCAACGGGCTGCACGGCGCGCACGTCGTACTCGACTTCCCCAGTGTGGGAGCAACCGAGAACCTGCTCATGGCCGCCGTGGCGGCCGAGGGCTCCACGGTCATAGAGAACGCCGCGCGCGAACCCGAGATCGTGGATCTTGCGAACATGCTCGTGTCCATGGGGACGCGCGTCACAGGCGCGGGCTCGGACATCATCGAGGTCGAGGGCGTGCCGCTTTCTTCGCTGCATCCTTGCGAGCACACGACGGTGGGCGACCGCATCGAGGCCGGCACCTTCCTGGCCGGAGGCGCGCTGACGGGCGGTCCCGTCACCGTGCACGGCATCGATCCGTCGTATCTGCGCGTTGCGCTCATGAAGCTCCGCGCCATGGGCTGCGACGTGGAGACGGGCGACGACTGGATCACCGTGGGCCGCACGCGCCCGCTGGCTCCCATCGACTTGCAGACGCTGCCGCATCCCGGGTTTCCCACCGACCTTCAGGCGCAGTTCATGCTGCTGGCCGCGTTCGCCGACGGCATGTCCGTCATCACCGAGAACGTGTTCGAGAACCGTTTCATGTTCGCCAGCGAGCTCATGCGCATGGGCGCGGACATCGCCATCGAGGACCATCACGCCCTCGTGCGCGGCGTGGACGTGCTGCAGGGCGCCGACGTGTCGTCCACCGATCTGCGCGCCGGGGCGGCTCTCGTGCTGGCCGGCATTGCGGGGGAGGGCGAGACTCGCGTGCACAACATCGGCCATATCGATCGCGGTTACGAGGACTACGTGGGCAAGCTGCGCGCTCTCGGCGCCGATGTCGTGCGCGCTGAAACCGAGCAAGCCCAGACGTCCCGGTAG
- a CDS encoding LCP family protein codes for MVNKRKQGLTQARAKLTSHRMRSATVGTHVPRRSSRHMNGEAVGFSSPRKRKRAARGIVETILPVTSSGESSSQYARRVSRREFAQDIQRKARIRRIVAIAVCLLVAVAVAAAVGVATFFGSLDAKLGLKDSDAASALVAPKADAKAFYTVVSADLDAPGSANATDGPDAIALVRVDEETRAVTVVSIPPTLQVSLKDGKKHPLREASTQEGDAALVSAVADFAGVNVAHYVKTDAESIVRLVDVLGGVEVNVAEEVDDPNAGDAYLPAGAQTLDGAQALTFLRASNFSNGLEVQAANQRELLTALSLRLLGEGRLSFLATLDNVGGSFQTDLSAAAALSVADALRGVDSSSVYGALVPGYETARDGASSYAVSSDAWKSMMELVAAGSEPVVEQTAPQVDPGSFTITVRNGSGVTGGAGQIADALKDRGFDVTETGNTDTYVYDETLVVYNDDAFEAAAETVVASLGLGRTVPGAGFYTFDTDVLVVLGKDWKPTS; via the coding sequence ATGGTCAACAAACGCAAGCAGGGCCTGACGCAGGCTCGTGCGAAACTTACGTCGCATCGCATGAGGTCGGCAACGGTCGGCACCCATGTGCCGCGACGCTCGTCGCGTCATATGAACGGCGAGGCGGTGGGATTCTCCAGCCCGCGCAAAAGGAAGCGCGCGGCTCGCGGCATCGTGGAAACTATTCTGCCCGTCACATCGTCGGGCGAGAGCTCGTCGCAATACGCCCGTCGCGTCAGCCGTCGCGAATTCGCCCAGGACATCCAACGTAAGGCGCGCATCCGCCGCATCGTCGCGATCGCGGTCTGCCTGCTCGTGGCGGTTGCCGTCGCCGCCGCCGTCGGCGTGGCGACGTTCTTCGGGTCGCTCGATGCGAAGCTCGGGCTCAAGGATTCCGATGCAGCGTCGGCGCTCGTTGCTCCCAAGGCCGATGCGAAGGCGTTCTACACGGTGGTGTCGGCCGACCTCGATGCGCCGGGCTCGGCGAATGCGACGGACGGCCCCGACGCCATCGCGCTGGTGCGCGTCGACGAGGAGACCCGCGCCGTCACCGTCGTCTCGATTCCGCCTACGCTGCAGGTATCGCTGAAGGACGGCAAGAAGCACCCGCTGCGTGAGGCTTCGACGCAGGAGGGCGATGCCGCGCTCGTGTCGGCCGTGGCCGACTTCGCAGGGGTGAACGTGGCTCATTACGTGAAGACCGACGCCGAATCCATCGTGCGCCTCGTGGACGTCCTCGGCGGCGTCGAGGTGAACGTGGCCGAGGAGGTGGACGACCCGAACGCGGGCGATGCCTACCTGCCGGCGGGCGCCCAGACGCTCGACGGCGCGCAGGCGCTCACGTTTTTGCGCGCCAGCAACTTCTCGAACGGCCTCGAAGTCCAGGCGGCGAACCAGCGCGAGCTGCTCACGGCACTGTCGCTGCGCCTTCTGGGGGAAGGGCGGCTGAGCTTCCTCGCCACGCTCGACAACGTGGGAGGGTCGTTCCAGACCGACCTTTCGGCTGCGGCCGCGCTTTCCGTCGCCGATGCGCTTCGCGGTGTGGACTCTTCCTCGGTGTACGGGGCGCTTGTGCCCGGCTACGAGACCGCGCGCGATGGCGCGAGCTCGTATGCGGTGTCTTCCGATGCCTGGAAGAGCATGATGGAGCTCGTGGCGGCCGGTTCCGAGCCCGTGGTGGAGCAAACGGCGCCCCAGGTGGATCCGGGCAGCTTCACCATCACCGTACGCAACGGCTCGGGCGTGACGGGCGGAGCCGGCCAGATCGCCGACGCGCTGAAAGACCGCGGCTTCGACGTGACCGAGACGGGCAACACCGACACGTACGTTTACGACGAGACGCTCGTCGTGTACAACGACGACGCGTTCGAGGCGGCGGCGGAAACCGTGGTGGCATCGCTCGGCCTGGGCCGTACGGTGCCCGGGGCGGGTTTCTACACGTTCGATACCGACGTGTTGGTGGTTCTCGGCAAGGATTGGAAGCCCACATCGTAG
- a CDS encoding NifU family protein — MVDKNDVAAVLELIRPSLQADGGDVRLVDVNEDGVVSVELQGACKGCPMSQMTLANGVERILKERVPGVTKVVPADL; from the coding sequence ATGGTAGACAAGAACGATGTGGCGGCGGTGCTCGAGCTCATCCGCCCCAGCCTGCAGGCGGACGGCGGCGATGTGCGCCTCGTCGACGTGAACGAGGACGGCGTGGTGTCGGTGGAGCTGCAGGGTGCCTGCAAGGGCTGCCCCATGTCCCAGATGACGCTGGCCAACGGCGTGGAGCGCATCCTCAAGGAGCGCGTTCCCGGCGTGACGAAGGTCGTTCCGGCCGACCTGTAA
- the pdxS gene encoding pyridoxal 5'-phosphate synthase lyase subunit PdxS has product MAEQAHGTLKVKTGFAEMMKGGVIMDVVNPEQAKIAEDAGAVAVMALERVPADIRAHGGVARMSDPTMIEGIVEAVSIPVMAKCRIGHFVEAQVLQSLGVDFIDESEVLTPADDEYHVNKWDFDVPFVCGARNLGEALRRIAEGAAMIRTKGEPGTGNVVEAVRHMRTVTTDIARIKGLRDEQLFTAAKDLQAPYELVKWVAEHGCLPVVNFSAGGIATPADAALMMQLGCDGVFVGSGIFKSGDPAKRARAIVEATTNYDDPDTIARVSRDLGEAMVGIEISDIPENELMAGRGW; this is encoded by the coding sequence ATGGCAGAGCAGGCTCACGGCACGCTGAAGGTGAAGACCGGGTTCGCGGAGATGATGAAGGGCGGCGTCATCATGGACGTCGTGAACCCCGAGCAGGCGAAGATCGCCGAGGACGCGGGCGCGGTGGCCGTCATGGCTCTGGAGCGCGTTCCCGCCGACATCCGCGCGCACGGCGGCGTGGCCCGCATGAGCGACCCCACCATGATCGAGGGCATCGTGGAGGCCGTGTCCATCCCCGTCATGGCGAAGTGCCGTATCGGGCATTTCGTGGAGGCGCAGGTGCTGCAGAGCCTGGGCGTGGACTTCATCGACGAGAGCGAGGTACTCACCCCGGCCGACGACGAGTACCATGTGAACAAATGGGACTTCGACGTGCCGTTCGTGTGCGGCGCGCGCAACCTGGGCGAGGCTCTGCGCCGCATCGCCGAGGGCGCGGCCATGATCCGCACGAAGGGCGAGCCGGGCACGGGCAACGTGGTGGAGGCCGTGCGCCACATGCGCACCGTGACCACCGACATCGCCCGCATCAAGGGCCTGCGCGACGAGCAGCTGTTCACGGCTGCGAAGGACCTGCAGGCGCCCTACGAGCTGGTGAAGTGGGTGGCCGAGCACGGGTGCCTCCCCGTGGTGAACTTCTCGGCCGGCGGCATCGCCACGCCCGCCGACGCGGCGCTGATGATGCAGCTGGGCTGCGACGGCGTGTTCGTGGGCAGCGGCATCTTCAAGTCGGGCGATCCAGCCAAGCGCGCCCGGGCCATCGTGGAGGCCACGACGAACTACGACGACCCCGACACCATCGCCCGCGTCTCGCGCGATCTGGGCGAGGCCATGGTGGGCATCGAGATCTCGGACATTCCCGAGAACGAGCTCATGGCCGGCCGCGGCTGGTAA
- the pdxT gene encoding pyridoxal 5'-phosphate synthase glutaminase subunit PdxT codes for MEPVRKTIGVLALQGAFREHRRMLEGLGADTRLVRWPSELERLDGLVIPGGESTAIAKLLAIHGMYGPLRAAHAAGMAVFGTCAGAILMARDIEGARSDQEPLALMDVRIRRNAYGRQIDSFETTVPWAGIEGDPVKGVFIRAPRFADLGEGVEVLSTSEDGEPLAVREGRALAAAFHPELTDDSRVHAFFLERVVGS; via the coding sequence ATGGAACCTGTGAGAAAGACGATCGGCGTCCTGGCCTTGCAGGGCGCCTTCCGGGAGCATCGGCGGATGCTGGAAGGCCTGGGGGCCGACACGCGCCTCGTGCGCTGGCCATCCGAGCTGGAAAGGCTGGACGGCCTGGTGATCCCGGGCGGCGAGTCCACGGCCATCGCGAAGCTTCTGGCCATCCACGGCATGTACGGGCCGTTGCGCGCCGCGCATGCGGCCGGCATGGCCGTGTTCGGCACGTGCGCCGGTGCTATACTCATGGCGCGCGACATCGAGGGGGCCCGCTCCGACCAGGAGCCGTTGGCGCTGATGGACGTGCGTATCCGCCGCAACGCCTATGGGCGGCAGATCGACTCGTTCGAGACGACGGTGCCGTGGGCGGGCATCGAGGGCGACCCGGTGAAGGGCGTGTTCATCCGCGCCCCGCGCTTCGCCGATCTCGGCGAGGGCGTGGAGGTGCTCAGCACGTCCGAGGACGGCGAGCCGCTGGCCGTCCGCGAAGGCCGCGCGCTGGCCGCGGCGTTCCATCCCGAGCTCACCGACGATTCCCGCGTGCATGCTTTCTTCCTGGAGCGCGTCGTCGGGTCGTGA
- the lgt gene encoding prolipoprotein diacylglyceryl transferase — MLNDIYQSIDPVLFAFGPFTVRWYGVAYVLGFVFAGLVIWRVARRWRVRVDADSLLTIMFCVIIGVIVGGRLGYVLFYGEGYYFQHPEQILAFNKGGMSFHGGLIGALLAGIAAAKLTRIPYLTLADLGCIGAPLGLLFGRCANFINGELWGAPTDAAWGVVFGGAAGTMPRHPSQLYEAFLEGVVIFAVLYLLSRRMPPRPRGTFLGTFLVMYGCFRFLVEFVREPDAQLGYLWGGWLTMGQLLSVPLILVGAGVLVYALVVKKPQKGLPEMKQSE, encoded by the coding sequence ATGCTCAACGACATCTACCAATCCATCGATCCCGTCCTGTTCGCGTTCGGCCCGTTCACCGTGCGCTGGTACGGCGTCGCCTACGTGCTGGGCTTCGTTTTCGCGGGCCTCGTCATCTGGCGCGTCGCGCGCCGCTGGCGCGTGCGCGTGGATGCGGATTCACTGCTGACCATCATGTTCTGCGTCATCATAGGCGTCATCGTGGGCGGACGGCTGGGTTACGTGCTGTTCTACGGCGAGGGGTACTATTTCCAGCATCCCGAGCAGATCCTCGCGTTCAACAAAGGCGGTATGAGCTTCCACGGCGGGCTTATAGGCGCGCTTTTGGCGGGCATCGCGGCTGCGAAGCTCACTCGTATCCCGTACCTCACGTTGGCCGACCTCGGCTGCATCGGCGCGCCGCTGGGCCTGCTGTTCGGCCGCTGCGCGAACTTCATCAACGGCGAGCTGTGGGGCGCGCCCACCGACGCCGCCTGGGGCGTGGTGTTCGGAGGCGCCGCGGGCACGATGCCGCGCCATCCGTCGCAGCTTTACGAGGCCTTTCTCGAGGGCGTCGTCATCTTCGCCGTGCTGTATCTGCTGTCGCGACGCATGCCGCCGCGTCCGCGCGGCACGTTTCTGGGCACGTTCCTCGTCATGTACGGATGCTTCCGCTTCCTCGTCGAGTTTGTGCGCGAGCCCGACGCGCAGCTGGGCTATCTATGGGGTGGCTGGCTTACCATGGGGCAGCTGTTATCGGTGCCGCTGATCCTCGTGGGCGCCGGCGTGCTGGTTTATGCGCTTGTCGTGAAAAAGCCCCAAAAAGGGCTTCCTGAAATGAAACAATCTGAGTAA
- a CDS encoding desulfoferrodoxin family protein, translated as MDLKFYKCMHCGNIAIKPFDAGVPLVCCGEKMTELTANTTDAAVEKHVPVVRVDGSNVHVEVGSTLHPMTPEHYITFICLVTKNGYQIVELTPEDAPVADFAIAEGDEALKVYEYCNLHGLWVAEV; from the coding sequence ATGGATCTCAAGTTCTACAAGTGCATGCACTGCGGCAACATCGCCATCAAGCCGTTCGACGCGGGCGTGCCGCTGGTGTGCTGTGGCGAGAAGATGACCGAGCTCACTGCCAATACCACCGATGCCGCGGTCGAGAAGCACGTGCCCGTGGTGCGCGTCGACGGCTCGAACGTGCACGTCGAGGTGGGCAGCACGCTGCATCCCATGACTCCGGAGCACTACATCACGTTCATCTGCCTGGTCACGAAGAACGGCTACCAGATCGTCGAGCTGACGCCGGAGGATGCTCCCGTCGCCGACTTCGCCATTGCCGAAGGCGATGAGGCTCTCAAGGTGTACGAGTACTGCAACCTGCACGGCCTTTGGGTCGCTGAGGTGTAG